TGATATTGTCTATACATCCGAAGGCGTGCTCTGCTGGCTGTCCGATCTGAAGGAGTGGGGACGTCTCATCAATCGCTATCTGAAACCAGGCGGATTCTTCTACCTGTTCGAATCTCATCCATTCATCCACGTATTCGATGATGAAAGTGAAGGACTTACTGTCCGTTATCCTTATTTCCATTCAAAGGAACCGAACAGGTGGCCGGCAGACTATCCGGACTATTCAGACGGAGATTACACTGTAAAAAATCCCAGCTGGGAATGGACCTGGAGCTTCAGCGATATTCTGAACAGCCTGATAGACGCGGGACTGAAACTGGAGTTCCTGCACGAACACGAATGTATTTCATGGAAATGCATTCCCTCGATGATCAAGGATTCAGACAGGTGGTACAGGCTTCCGGAGAATTATCCAGCCCTGCCGGTTATGTACAGTCTTCAAGCTCGGAAGAGTTGATATCTAAAAGAATGACGCCTTTATCTGCCCCCACGAACCACTTTCCAGATTCGATGTCGTGTGGTAGTAGAAATCCACTGTATTGTACTCGTGATTACCGACAAAGAAGCCGGGACCATCGAAGCTCACCTCGTATTTGTACGCAATATCAGTAGGAGAAGTGGTGATATCGTAGCTTTCTCCTGTCAGGGTTCCGCTTTCCGTATGCTCCATGAGTTTGGCGCCGCCGTACCAGTCACTTATCCAGATTCTGAGATCACCCGCGTCCCACACGCACGCGATGCCGACGCCGCCCAGCTCGCTGTAGTACCAGCTGCTCACCACTGAATGAGTACTCACATCATATTTGTAAACTATTGCGTTGTCATCTACCACGAAGTTTTGATCTACTATCCACAGATACTCGCCGTCCCATTCACATCCACCCATGGATCCGGTGAAAGGTGCGCCAAGTTCATATACATCCGGAGGAAGCATCGGTATTCCAAGACCAGTGAGATTCCATGTATACAGGTAAAATGGCCCGGGATTCACAGGGTCGCTCTGGGTTATTGCGAAGAGCAGATCATCCTGATAGCATCCTAAGCCGCAAACAGCTTCAGCAGTGTCAAAAACTGTCCAGGATACAGACGTTCCTCCATAGTAACTTCCGTATGCTAACTCATTATTGGGGCAGCCACTGATATAAAGCATGTCATATCCGTCGTGATAGGCAACTCCCCACACGTTTGTCCAACCGGAGGGTCCTGCTATCTGGATTTTCAGTGTGCTTTCTTTTGATCCATCTGAATCGAAAGCTGCTTCCGTGCAATCCGCTGATGCAAAACCTATTGCCGGTATAAGAACCAGTAACACAACTGATGCGATCCTGCTGAAAACAATCATTTAACTTCCCTTCTCACAGGCGGGTTGCCTGTTGAAAAAACATATCACCAATCC
The Candidatus Aegiribacteria sp. genome window above contains:
- a CDS encoding class I SAM-dependent methyltransferase, whose product is MSVDRNIEAEKGNRKHWDELADVHSRSYNLDPLFNGGHVLDDIQLGEVGDVKGKSLLHLQCHIGSDTLSWARLGAEVTGVDISPLSLRSAREISERTGLKGRFIESSLFDLPEHLNEKFDIVYTSEGVLCWLSDLKEWGRLINRYLKPGGFFYLFESHPFIHVFDDESEGLTVRYPYFHSKEPNRWPADYPDYSDGDYTVKNPSWEWTWSFSDILNSLIDAGLKLEFLHEHECISWKCIPSMIKDSDRWYRLPENYPALPVMYSLQARKS